The Megalobrama amblycephala isolate DHTTF-2021 linkage group LG22, ASM1881202v1, whole genome shotgun sequence sequence attattttttggacATTTCTATTATATGGTCTTGGAAGTGACAGTTATTTAACCAGTTTAACAAATCACTTGAATAATGTAGTTTTGTTTCATGTGAACAATGCACAGGATAGTATGTATAACAAGTCTACTGGCATTTAATCATACTTCAGAATTGTGTGACAGTGTTTGTACCTtttaaaaggtgttttctttttgCACATTTAACCTAGTCTATCTGTTGTCCATCAAAACCCAGTGCATTTGCATTATAGTTCAATACATGATTTCTCATTTCAAAAGGTTATACTGGATTTAATGTTCAGCACATACTGTAGGAGCAGTACCTCAGCAGAGATatattttgtttcattatagATTGTGATATTTCACACTACAGAACCATTTTGAATGGACTTTCACTTGTTGAATAAACCTAAAACAATTGGTGTCCTCATTTGTGTAAAGGTGTTTGTTTGGTTAAATTTCAACCACAACACATTCAACACATGATTGGGTCTGGTTTGAACAGAACAGCATGAGCTCATGCCATCCAGTAGAGAAACACTTTGTGAagatttattcatcaaaaatgcAACTGCAACAAGTATGTATCAAAAGGTTATACGGCAAAGCCTTTACAAAATGGCTTGACACATAGGTCGTCTCCCCAAAATGGCTGTTACAACAAACtgtaaacagtttttttttcttaaatcaaCAGTCTTACAGCACttacaacaaaaatacaaatcacCTAAAATAAAGCACCTCTTCTCTTTCCAAATATCAAGAGAAGCACAAAACTGTCCATTCTGTACAGAATCCAAAACCATACACAAAAATGGAATGTTCAATGTTAAAAATCAAATCATTAAACCAATTTTCCTccatactgtatatttaaaaaaacccaaaaaaaaacaacaactccaCGACAAAAGGCAAAGGGTCAGACAGTGCACTAAATGGACAATGTGATgggtttaaaatgaaaatgacagcTGGTTTGGTCACTTAGCTTTGTGCATAGTTTTAAGGCATTGTGTAGCAGTCTTCCGAAGAGACGAGAGTGGCTTTGAGACATTCTGAGAAGGACTTCTTATCTTACTTTACAAAATACagaggagaaagagaaagagggtGGTGGCTACCTAAAAAAGGCACCTTTACTTCCTTGTTTCTCCCAATAAGCAGGTCGGTGAAACCCTGAGCAAAATCCATGGAGAGTCCGTTCAGCTACATGTCCTTCTTCCATGGTCAAAAGGGTTCATCTCTGCCACCTTTCACAGAGTGACGTTCCTTCAACACAGGGGCATTGTCTGAAATACAGGGGAGAGAGACGCAATGGAGCACAAATGGCATTCGTATGGCATCTGATGCGTCACACCGGCGGGGTTGCAGTCTGACAGATTTTGTTGATCATCAGCAGTAGGTTTCGAACAAAATGTACAAGTGGTTCTTCACATCTGTGCTTAAAAGGCAATAATCACAGAACTAACATGTCTCAGTTAAAAAACAACATGTGTAAACAGTCTTCTGAGGCAGCAAAAGGACTGGGCTCTtcacatttgtatttttgtacacAAGGAGGAAGATTGATTTGCAGAAGCACTGgcacacgctcacacacacgcacacgctcGCAcacattcagtttcacacacaTTGTCTCTTGGCGCAGTTGTAAAAACCTCTCCTATAAATACTCAAGGTGTTTCAAATGACTTTCAGAGCAATTCATTGTTTCAAAATGGCACTTTAAAGCCATAGGAGGGGGCTTCCTTCCTACCCCGCATTCCCTTACGGTCTTTAATCAAAGCATCGGAGGTGAATTAGTAacacccaaaaaaacaaacaaaaaaaaacaaataaggataaataaatacaccACAATAATTAAAAGGAAACAAAAATTGCAGCAGTAGCCAAATGAGGTATCTATGTATTGCTCTATGTCAAAGGGTAAATGAgagtttaaaattaaataaattaaatccacaaacaaacgaaaaaagaaaacaaatcatCAGTGGTTGGTTCGAGATCGGTGGCGAGCAACTCAAATGTGACGCAAGATGTTTGGCTGAGGGCAGTAGAGGTGTTCTTCCCCCCCAATGTGAGTGTTGGGGTGTCATGACTCTTGGCTTCCCTGAGATAAGGCTCTGGAACTGGGCTCTTCGGTGGCTCGGGCCGGCTCGGACTCCCCCTCCTCGGAGCTCCCCGACGCCTCGGGCTCCATGGCACTCCAACTCGCCTTGTTCAGGCCCAAATGACCAAGCATGGTCTGAGAGAGCCGCGTGTCTGAAAAACGCGCCCACTCTGCAAACAGAGGCTCCACCACGTAAGTCATGAAACCTGGTACAGGAAAAAGAGAATCAGAGGCAGATATCTCTAGATCAGCCAGAAGCCTTAGAATATAGATTGCAATGAAACTGGAAAGTTGGTCAAAGTGCTACTGAAGTGGAGATAACTGACGTTTTCTCATTCTGAGAGAACGCAAATGaagatgcaaataaataaagtgtaataaaataaacacttaaatgtgtattttggatgttgtTTTCTTTCCATGAGTCTAAAAGATGACAAAATTTAGAAGCAAAATAGTCCAAAATCTCAATTGACCAGTGCCTGAAAAAACACTGGTTTTGCTTGTAGTATCTTAAaatcaatatatataatatatatatatatatatatatatatatatatatatatatatatatatatatatatatatatatatatatatatatatatatatatatatatatatataatatatatatatttttttatttatggtgATTATAGcctataaagttataaatatggatatttgtcttgcaaaaatgcattgctttgcttcagaaggcctttttaacccccagagccgtgtggattacttcgcacttttttgggctttaatattttttaatataactctgatttttgggtgaactaaccctttaaatcacatAAATGAGTGTTGCGGTTCTTACCGATTTGAACACTGGCTATGGTGTTGGCTTCACTGTCACACAGTGGACTGATTTCAAGTTTATGCTTCTTTTCAATGTCACCTAAACATGAAGACAATgccaaagcacaaagattaaacttttgaacatagTGAACTAGTGGTAAAAAAGTTTGGTAATTCATGAGTACTGGGTACCTTGGTGGAAGAATTCTTCTGTGACCTTCTCACTCCATTGTTTGCTGAGCTCCCACGGTCTACATGGGTTACAGATATCTGCACACTTCAGGGCCATCTGGAACATATGAACACGTGGAAGTCCccaaaagttatttaaaaacatgttatgcAGTCCCTTTCACTTAAAAATGTGACTTTCACATATCTTAATCACATCACAACTTTAAGTACATCAAAATTATAGTaatcaaaactatttttttttattagtaaatAGTAGcattactgtgttttttttataataaaaaaataataattaataattaaaagataattttgaaaatgaaatgattttggtaacactttacaacaaggtctcattagttaaaggattagttcacttttaaataaacttttgctgataatttactcacccccatgtcatcaaagatatccatatctttctttcttcagtcgaaaagaaattaaggtttttgatgaaaacattctaggatttttctccatataatggacttcaatgggcaccaaacggttcaaggtccaaatgacagtttcagtacAGCTTCAAAGGCCTTTAATCGATACCAGAcaatgaataagggtcttatctagtgaaacgattggtcatttaaaaaaaaataataaaaaagtttaagttttataagcacaaatgctcgccttgctctgttctgcgaTGCCAATGGCGGGATTTAAATGGTCCAGTCGTGGCACCATTGAGATTCTTCCTCTGTTGGCAGTGGTTGGCATTTGCCACATGTGCACCACCACGTCTCGTTAGATCTTCGTCTGCCCGATGCTTgagaggtgtgtgtcgttgCAGCAGTCTCTTCCATCTGCCTAATTTCTTCCTTTGTGTATACCGGTTCAAAAAGGTATGGCAGTATTTGCACGTTCAACTTGTAAACTCTGagtcggtacttccgcctacgtcaagcgtgaccttttcaatgTAATtccgtattacgtgacgtcacgaacgcgcatcgcagaacagagcaaggcgagcatttgtgcttataaaacttacattttttttataatgaccgatcgtttcactagataagacccttattcatcgtctggtatcatttaaagccctttgaagctgcactgaaactgacatttggaccttgaaccgtttggtgcccattgaagtccattatatggagaaaaatcctggaatgttttcctcaaaaaccttaatttcttttcgactgaagaaagaaagacatgaacatcttggatgacatgggggtgtcggtgagtaaattatcagcaaaagtttatttaaaagtgaactaatcctttaacgatTATTAATGCATTCACTtaaattaactaataatgaacattTCATCTGCTACAGTATTTGATTACATTAattgataaaaatacagctgttcattgttagttccatttaataatgttaacagatacaacttttgattttattcatgtattataaatgttgaaattaatattaataaatattttagaatcatttttcattgttagttcgtgTTAACTAATGGATTTAACTATGGTTAGCAAAcacaaccttattgtaaaatgtaaccCAGATATTATTTGCAATAATTAAGATATTATCACTTGTTTTTGATTCGCAgtgtatttaattaaattccACTGGAATATCTTTTCCAGTTCACTAAAGCAAACATCTCAAacgtattattttatttttaagtcatttttgcATATCAACtgtatataagtatatataaaccattttattttattttattgaaattgaATTGGAAATTCCCACCTGCAGAACAAAATGCCGATGAGTAGAGTGTCCTAAACACAGGTCATTCTCATCCAGATGTGTCCTGAACCGGGACAGGTAGTCATTCTGTCGGCTGATATCTGTGGCCAGAATCAGTGATCCCAGCTGCCTCTCTATACTCATACTGTTAGAGACCAATTAAAGTCAGTCAATCATAAGTAACAGTCTTAAAGAGATGGTAGCAAAAAGTTAAGATGACTTGTTTGTGGTGTAAGAAGCTCTAACTAATATTACAAGAGGACTTTAGGCTAAAAAGAAAAGCTGAGACTGACCTGTCCTCAGCAGGAAGATGTGAAAAGAGATCGGTCTCTCTGAGCAGACCCACTGCAGACCTCCAGTGATGGTTCTCCAGAACTGAGGTATTCTACAGATCGACACGCACGTCAGTGATGATCGactttgatatatttacaaatacagtaatttactTAGAACGTAAAGAGGATTATGAAGCTAATGATGTGCTTAAATCCCATTGGATGGTGCTCTAACCCGGTACAAAGCTGCAAGGTAATGGTTAGTTTTGATGAGGAAAGGCTGGTTGACTCCAGGGTGGTCCAGATCGTGTGTGGCCGCTGCCAGCAAACCTAAGAGGATGTCGAATGATGTGAGGGACTGGGCGAGCTGTGAATACAGACACACAGAGACAAT is a genomic window containing:
- the pde7a gene encoding high affinity cAMP-specific 3',5'-cyclic phosphodiesterase 7A isoform X7, giving the protein MELCYQLPVLPLDRPVPKHVLSRRGAISFSSSSSLFGAPDPRQLSQRRGAISYDSSDQTALYIRMLGDVRVRSQVGFEPERRGSHPYLGVDFRTLHSRAESAGSIPARRIRRLFSFQRHLLSSRLLRGAPHLNPLHILDDDYCGQAKCMLEKVGSWNFDIFLFDRLTNGNSLIFLTFHLLNQYGLIELFQLDMVKVRRFLVLVQEDYHNQNPYHNAVHAADVTQAMHCYLREPKLAQSLTSFDILLGLLAAATHDLDHPGVNQPFLIKTNHYLAALYRNTSVLENHHWRSAVGLLRETDLFSHLPAEDSMSIERQLGSLILATDISRQNDYLSRFRTHLDENDLCLGHSTHRHFVLQMALKCADICNPCRPWELSKQWSEKVTEEFFHQGDIEKKHKLEISPLCDSEANTIASVQIGFMTYVVEPLFAEWARFSDTRLSQTMLGHLGLNKASWSAMEPEASGSSEEGESEPARATEEPSSRALSQGSQES
- the pde7a gene encoding high affinity cAMP-specific 3',5'-cyclic phosphodiesterase 7A isoform X3, with product MELCYQLPVLPLDRPVPKHVLSRRGAISFSSSSSLFGAPDPRQLSQRRGAISYDSSDQTALYIRMLAVTNKTIKPSFVFTPGDVRVRSQVGFEPERRGSHPYLGVDFRTLHSRAESAGSIPARRIRRLFSFQRHLLSSRLLRGAPHLNPLHILDDDYCGQAKCMLEKVGSWNFDIFLFDRLTNGNSLIFLTFHLLNQYGLIELFQLDMVKVRRFLVLVQEDYHNQNPYHNAVHAADVTQAMHCYLREPKLAQSLTSFDILLGLLAAATHDLDHPGVNQPFLIKTNHYLAALYRNTSVLENHHWRSAVGLLRETDLFSHLPAEDSMSIERQLGSLILATDISRQNDYLSRFRTHLDENDLCLGHSTHRHFVLQMALKCADICNPCRPWELSKQWSEKVTEEFFHQGDIEKKHKLEISPLCDSEANTIASVQIGFMTYVVEPLFAEWARFSDTRLSQTMLGHLGLNKASWSAMEPEASGSSEEGESEPARATEEPSSRALSQGSQES
- the pde7a gene encoding high affinity cAMP-specific 3',5'-cyclic phosphodiesterase 7A isoform X6, which encodes MELCYQLPVLPLDRPVPKHVLSRRGAISFSSSSSLFGAPDPRQLSQRRGAISYDSSDQTALYIRMLGACVIFKQLFSNVRVRSQVGFEPERRGSHPYLGVDFRTLHSRAESAGSIPARRIRRLFSFQRHLLSSRLLRGAPHLNPLHILDDDYCGQAKCMLEKVGSWNFDIFLFDRLTNGNSLIFLTFHLLNQYGLIELFQLDMVKVRRFLVLVQEDYHNQNPYHNAVHAADVTQAMHCYLREPKLAQSLTSFDILLGLLAAATHDLDHPGVNQPFLIKTNHYLAALYRNTSVLENHHWRSAVGLLRETDLFSHLPAEDSMSIERQLGSLILATDISRQNDYLSRFRTHLDENDLCLGHSTHRHFVLQMALKCADICNPCRPWELSKQWSEKVTEEFFHQGDIEKKHKLEISPLCDSEANTIASVQIGFMTYVVEPLFAEWARFSDTRLSQTMLGHLGLNKASWSAMEPEASGSSEEGESEPARATEEPSSRALSQGSQES
- the pde7a gene encoding high affinity cAMP-specific 3',5'-cyclic phosphodiesterase 7A isoform X13, with the translated sequence MGIALIWSIITVLVRWILSKRRGAISYDSSDQTALYIRMLDVRVRSQVGFEPERRGSHPYLGVDFRTLHSRAESAGSIPARRIRRLFSFQRHLLSSRLLRGAPHLNPLHILDDDYCGQAKCMLEKVGSWNFDIFLFDRLTNGNSLIFLTFHLLNQYGLIELFQLDMVKVRRFLVLVQEDYHNQNPYHNAVHAADVTQAMHCYLREPKLAQSLTSFDILLGLLAAATHDLDHPGVNQPFLIKTNHYLAALYRNTSVLENHHWRSAVGLLRETDLFSHLPAEDSMSIERQLGSLILATDISRQNDYLSRFRTHLDENDLCLGHSTHRHFVLQMALKCADICNPCRPWELSKQWSEKVTEEFFHQGDIEKKHKLEISPLCDSEANTIASVQIGFMTYVVEPLFAEWARFSDTRLSQTMLGHLGLNKASWSAMEPEASGSSEEGESEPARATEEPSSRALSQGSQES
- the pde7a gene encoding high affinity cAMP-specific 3',5'-cyclic phosphodiesterase 7A isoform X4, which encodes MELCYQLPVLPLDRPVPKHVLSRRGAISFSSSSSLFGAPDPRQLSQRRGAISYDSSDQTALYIRMLAVTNKTIKPSFVFTPDVRVRSQVGFEPERRGSHPYLGVDFRTLHSRAESAGSIPARRIRRLFSFQRHLLSSRLLRGAPHLNPLHILDDDYCGQAKCMLEKVGSWNFDIFLFDRLTNGNSLIFLTFHLLNQYGLIELFQLDMVKVRRFLVLVQEDYHNQNPYHNAVHAADVTQAMHCYLREPKLAQSLTSFDILLGLLAAATHDLDHPGVNQPFLIKTNHYLAALYRNTSVLENHHWRSAVGLLRETDLFSHLPAEDSMSIERQLGSLILATDISRQNDYLSRFRTHLDENDLCLGHSTHRHFVLQMALKCADICNPCRPWELSKQWSEKVTEEFFHQGDIEKKHKLEISPLCDSEANTIASVQIGFMTYVVEPLFAEWARFSDTRLSQTMLGHLGLNKASWSAMEPEASGSSEEGESEPARATEEPSSRALSQGSQES
- the pde7a gene encoding high affinity cAMP-specific 3',5'-cyclic phosphodiesterase 7A isoform X17 → MLAVTNKTIKPSFVFTPDVRVRSQVGFEPERRGSHPYLGVDFRTLHSRAESAGSIPARRIRRLFSFQRHLLSSRLLRGAPHLNPLHILDDDYCGQAKCMLEKVGSWNFDIFLFDRLTNGNSLIFLTFHLLNQYGLIELFQLDMVKVRRFLVLVQEDYHNQNPYHNAVHAADVTQAMHCYLREPKLAQSLTSFDILLGLLAAATHDLDHPGVNQPFLIKTNHYLAALYRNTSVLENHHWRSAVGLLRETDLFSHLPAEDSMSIERQLGSLILATDISRQNDYLSRFRTHLDENDLCLGHSTHRHFVLQMALKCADICNPCRPWELSKQWSEKVTEEFFHQGDIEKKHKLEISPLCDSEANTIASVQIGFMTYVVEPLFAEWARFSDTRLSQTMLGHLGLNKASWSAMEPEASGSSEEGESEPARATEEPSSRALSQGSQES
- the pde7a gene encoding high affinity cAMP-specific 3',5'-cyclic phosphodiesterase 7A isoform X11 produces the protein MGIALIWSIITVLVRWILSKRRGAISYDSSDQTALYIRMLGACVIFKQLFSRDVRVRSQVGFEPERRGSHPYLGVDFRTLHSRAESAGSIPARRIRRLFSFQRHLLSSRLLRGAPHLNPLHILDDDYCGQAKCMLEKVGSWNFDIFLFDRLTNGNSLIFLTFHLLNQYGLIELFQLDMVKVRRFLVLVQEDYHNQNPYHNAVHAADVTQAMHCYLREPKLAQSLTSFDILLGLLAAATHDLDHPGVNQPFLIKTNHYLAALYRNTSVLENHHWRSAVGLLRETDLFSHLPAEDSMSIERQLGSLILATDISRQNDYLSRFRTHLDENDLCLGHSTHRHFVLQMALKCADICNPCRPWELSKQWSEKVTEEFFHQGDIEKKHKLEISPLCDSEANTIASVQIGFMTYVVEPLFAEWARFSDTRLSQTMLGHLGLNKASWSAMEPEASGSSEEGESEPARATEEPSSRALSQGSQES
- the pde7a gene encoding high affinity cAMP-specific 3',5'-cyclic phosphodiesterase 7A isoform X15, encoding MLAVTNKTIKPSFVFTPGACVIFKQLFSRDVRVRSQVGFEPERRGSHPYLGVDFRTLHSRAESAGSIPARRIRRLFSFQRHLLSSRLLRGAPHLNPLHILDDDYCGQAKCMLEKVGSWNFDIFLFDRLTNGNSLIFLTFHLLNQYGLIELFQLDMVKVRRFLVLVQEDYHNQNPYHNAVHAADVTQAMHCYLREPKLAQSLTSFDILLGLLAAATHDLDHPGVNQPFLIKTNHYLAALYRNTSVLENHHWRSAVGLLRETDLFSHLPAEDSMSIERQLGSLILATDISRQNDYLSRFRTHLDENDLCLGHSTHRHFVLQMALKCADICNPCRPWELSKQWSEKVTEEFFHQGDIEKKHKLEISPLCDSEANTIASVQIGFMTYVVEPLFAEWARFSDTRLSQTMLGHLGLNKASWSAMEPEASGSSEEGESEPARATEEPSSRALSQGSQES
- the pde7a gene encoding high affinity cAMP-specific 3',5'-cyclic phosphodiesterase 7A isoform X16, which gives rise to MLAVTNKTIKPSFVFTPGDVRVRSQVGFEPERRGSHPYLGVDFRTLHSRAESAGSIPARRIRRLFSFQRHLLSSRLLRGAPHLNPLHILDDDYCGQAKCMLEKVGSWNFDIFLFDRLTNGNSLIFLTFHLLNQYGLIELFQLDMVKVRRFLVLVQEDYHNQNPYHNAVHAADVTQAMHCYLREPKLAQSLTSFDILLGLLAAATHDLDHPGVNQPFLIKTNHYLAALYRNTSVLENHHWRSAVGLLRETDLFSHLPAEDSMSIERQLGSLILATDISRQNDYLSRFRTHLDENDLCLGHSTHRHFVLQMALKCADICNPCRPWELSKQWSEKVTEEFFHQGDIEKKHKLEISPLCDSEANTIASVQIGFMTYVVEPLFAEWARFSDTRLSQTMLGHLGLNKASWSAMEPEASGSSEEGESEPARATEEPSSRALSQGSQES
- the pde7a gene encoding high affinity cAMP-specific 3',5'-cyclic phosphodiesterase 7A isoform X20: MLGDVRVRSQVGFEPERRGSHPYLGVDFRTLHSRAESAGSIPARRIRRLFSFQRHLLSSRLLRGAPHLNPLHILDDDYCGQAKCMLEKVGSWNFDIFLFDRLTNGNSLIFLTFHLLNQYGLIELFQLDMVKVRRFLVLVQEDYHNQNPYHNAVHAADVTQAMHCYLREPKLAQSLTSFDILLGLLAAATHDLDHPGVNQPFLIKTNHYLAALYRNTSVLENHHWRSAVGLLRETDLFSHLPAEDSMSIERQLGSLILATDISRQNDYLSRFRTHLDENDLCLGHSTHRHFVLQMALKCADICNPCRPWELSKQWSEKVTEEFFHQGDIEKKHKLEISPLCDSEANTIASVQIGFMTYVVEPLFAEWARFSDTRLSQTMLGHLGLNKASWSAMEPEASGSSEEGESEPARATEEPSSRALSQGSQES
- the pde7a gene encoding high affinity cAMP-specific 3',5'-cyclic phosphodiesterase 7A isoform X19: MGIALIWSIITVLVRWILSKRRGAISYDSSDQTALYIRMLARAESAGSIPARRIRRLFSFQRHLLSSRLLRGAPHLNPLHILDDDYCGQAKCMLEKVGSWNFDIFLFDRLTNGNSLIFLTFHLLNQYGLIELFQLDMVKVRRFLVLVQEDYHNQNPYHNAVHAADVTQAMHCYLREPKLAQSLTSFDILLGLLAAATHDLDHPGVNQPFLIKTNHYLAALYRNTSVLENHHWRSAVGLLRETDLFSHLPAEDSMSIERQLGSLILATDISRQNDYLSRFRTHLDENDLCLGHSTHRHFVLQMALKCADICNPCRPWELSKQWSEKVTEEFFHQGDIEKKHKLEISPLCDSEANTIASVQIGFMTYVVEPLFAEWARFSDTRLSQTMLGHLGLNKASWSAMEPEASGSSEEGESEPARATEEPSSRALSQGSQES
- the pde7a gene encoding high affinity cAMP-specific 3',5'-cyclic phosphodiesterase 7A isoform X14 — encoded protein: MELCYQLPVLPLDRPVPKHVLSRRGAISFSSSSSLFGAPDPRQLSQRRGAISYDSSDQTALYIRMLARAESAGSIPARRIRRLFSFQRHLLSSRLLRGAPHLNPLHILDDDYCGQAKCMLEKVGSWNFDIFLFDRLTNGNSLIFLTFHLLNQYGLIELFQLDMVKVRRFLVLVQEDYHNQNPYHNAVHAADVTQAMHCYLREPKLAQSLTSFDILLGLLAAATHDLDHPGVNQPFLIKTNHYLAALYRNTSVLENHHWRSAVGLLRETDLFSHLPAEDSMSIERQLGSLILATDISRQNDYLSRFRTHLDENDLCLGHSTHRHFVLQMALKCADICNPCRPWELSKQWSEKVTEEFFHQGDIEKKHKLEISPLCDSEANTIASVQIGFMTYVVEPLFAEWARFSDTRLSQTMLGHLGLNKASWSAMEPEASGSSEEGESEPARATEEPSSRALSQGSQES
- the pde7a gene encoding high affinity cAMP-specific 3',5'-cyclic phosphodiesterase 7A isoform X9; amino-acid sequence: MELCYQLPVLPLDRPVPKHVLSRRGAISFSSSSSLFGAPDPRQLSQRRGAISYDSSDQTALYIRMLDVRVRSQVGFEPERRGSHPYLGVDFRTLHSRAESAGSIPARRIRRLFSFQRHLLSSRLLRGAPHLNPLHILDDDYCGQAKCMLEKVGSWNFDIFLFDRLTNGNSLIFLTFHLLNQYGLIELFQLDMVKVRRFLVLVQEDYHNQNPYHNAVHAADVTQAMHCYLREPKLAQSLTSFDILLGLLAAATHDLDHPGVNQPFLIKTNHYLAALYRNTSVLENHHWRSAVGLLRETDLFSHLPAEDSMSIERQLGSLILATDISRQNDYLSRFRTHLDENDLCLGHSTHRHFVLQMALKCADICNPCRPWELSKQWSEKVTEEFFHQGDIEKKHKLEISPLCDSEANTIASVQIGFMTYVVEPLFAEWARFSDTRLSQTMLGHLGLNKASWSAMEPEASGSSEEGESEPARATEEPSSRALSQGSQES
- the pde7a gene encoding high affinity cAMP-specific 3',5'-cyclic phosphodiesterase 7A isoform X12, giving the protein MGIALIWSIITVLVRWILSKRRGAISYDSSDQTALYIRMLGDVRVRSQVGFEPERRGSHPYLGVDFRTLHSRAESAGSIPARRIRRLFSFQRHLLSSRLLRGAPHLNPLHILDDDYCGQAKCMLEKVGSWNFDIFLFDRLTNGNSLIFLTFHLLNQYGLIELFQLDMVKVRRFLVLVQEDYHNQNPYHNAVHAADVTQAMHCYLREPKLAQSLTSFDILLGLLAAATHDLDHPGVNQPFLIKTNHYLAALYRNTSVLENHHWRSAVGLLRETDLFSHLPAEDSMSIERQLGSLILATDISRQNDYLSRFRTHLDENDLCLGHSTHRHFVLQMALKCADICNPCRPWELSKQWSEKVTEEFFHQGDIEKKHKLEISPLCDSEANTIASVQIGFMTYVVEPLFAEWARFSDTRLSQTMLGHLGLNKASWSAMEPEASGSSEEGESEPARATEEPSSRALSQGSQES
- the pde7a gene encoding high affinity cAMP-specific 3',5'-cyclic phosphodiesterase 7A isoform X21, with the protein product MLDVRVRSQVGFEPERRGSHPYLGVDFRTLHSRAESAGSIPARRIRRLFSFQRHLLSSRLLRGAPHLNPLHILDDDYCGQAKCMLEKVGSWNFDIFLFDRLTNGNSLIFLTFHLLNQYGLIELFQLDMVKVRRFLVLVQEDYHNQNPYHNAVHAADVTQAMHCYLREPKLAQSLTSFDILLGLLAAATHDLDHPGVNQPFLIKTNHYLAALYRNTSVLENHHWRSAVGLLRETDLFSHLPAEDSMSIERQLGSLILATDISRQNDYLSRFRTHLDENDLCLGHSTHRHFVLQMALKCADICNPCRPWELSKQWSEKVTEEFFHQGDIEKKHKLEISPLCDSEANTIASVQIGFMTYVVEPLFAEWARFSDTRLSQTMLGHLGLNKASWSAMEPEASGSSEEGESEPARATEEPSSRALSQGSQES
- the pde7a gene encoding high affinity cAMP-specific 3',5'-cyclic phosphodiesterase 7A isoform X22, with protein sequence MLARAESAGSIPARRIRRLFSFQRHLLSSRLLRGAPHLNPLHILDDDYCGQAKCMLEKVGSWNFDIFLFDRLTNGNSLIFLTFHLLNQYGLIELFQLDMVKVRRFLVLVQEDYHNQNPYHNAVHAADVTQAMHCYLREPKLAQSLTSFDILLGLLAAATHDLDHPGVNQPFLIKTNHYLAALYRNTSVLENHHWRSAVGLLRETDLFSHLPAEDSMSIERQLGSLILATDISRQNDYLSRFRTHLDENDLCLGHSTHRHFVLQMALKCADICNPCRPWELSKQWSEKVTEEFFHQGDIEKKHKLEISPLCDSEANTIASVQIGFMTYVVEPLFAEWARFSDTRLSQTMLGHLGLNKASWSAMEPEASGSSEEGESEPARATEEPSSRALSQGSQES
- the pde7a gene encoding high affinity cAMP-specific 3',5'-cyclic phosphodiesterase 7A isoform X18 codes for the protein MLGACVIFKQLFSRDVRVRSQVGFEPERRGSHPYLGVDFRTLHSRAESAGSIPARRIRRLFSFQRHLLSSRLLRGAPHLNPLHILDDDYCGQAKCMLEKVGSWNFDIFLFDRLTNGNSLIFLTFHLLNQYGLIELFQLDMVKVRRFLVLVQEDYHNQNPYHNAVHAADVTQAMHCYLREPKLAQSLTSFDILLGLLAAATHDLDHPGVNQPFLIKTNHYLAALYRNTSVLENHHWRSAVGLLRETDLFSHLPAEDSMSIERQLGSLILATDISRQNDYLSRFRTHLDENDLCLGHSTHRHFVLQMALKCADICNPCRPWELSKQWSEKVTEEFFHQGDIEKKHKLEISPLCDSEANTIASVQIGFMTYVVEPLFAEWARFSDTRLSQTMLGHLGLNKASWSAMEPEASGSSEEGESEPARATEEPSSRALSQGSQES